In Gadus macrocephalus chromosome 4, ASM3116895v1, the following proteins share a genomic window:
- the LOC132456267 gene encoding PR domain zinc finger protein 12-like, whose translation MGSVLPVDALVLKSGFKCQSHSLSDIITSDILHSFLYGRWRNVLGEHLMEERHNTISPKTAFTAEVLAQSFAGEVQKLSSLVLPSEVVIAQSSIPGEGLGIFSKTWIKAGTEMGPFTGRVLSPEHVDLLKNNNLMWEVFNEDGSVRYFIDASQEDQRSWMTYIKCARNEQEQNLEVVQIGSSIFYKAVETIPPDQELLVWYGNTHNTFLGIPGVPTIEEEQQKKTRNEDSHSCDGSTSSCSPSSSSSSSSSSSSSSSSSLLTSSGRMRCVICHRGFNSRSNLRSHMRIHTLDKPFVCRFCNRRFSQSSTLRNHVRLHTGERPYKCHVCQSAYSQLAGLRAHQKSARHKPAVAAAAVALSDPPTRVSPPPPPPQLTSSMSSNLHHPHHNHHHRHPQIPMVHHHHHHIPTLVL comes from the exons ATGGGCTCCGTGCTGCCAGTCGATGCTCTGGTGCTCAAGTCTGGATTTAAGTGTCAGAGTCACTCGCTGTCAGACATCATCACCTCCGACATTCTGCACAGCTTCCTTTACGGGAGGTGGAGGAACGTGTTGGGGGAGCAtctgatggaggagagacacaACACCATCAGCCCCAAAACAGCCTTCACGGCCGAGGTGCTGGCCCAGTCCTTCGCTGGAG AGGTGCAGAAGCTGTCCAGCCTGGTGCTGCCCAGCGAGGTGGTCATCGCCCAGAGCTCCATCCCCGGCGAGGGCCTCGGCATCTTCTCCAAGACCTGGATCAAGGCCGGCACTGAGATGGGCCCCTTCACGGGCCGAGTGCTGTCCCCGGAGCACGTGGACCTTCTGAAGAACAACAACCTCATGTGGGAG GTTTTCAATGAGGACGGCTCGGTGCGCTACTTCATCGACGCCAGCCAGGAGGATCAGCGCAGCTGGATGACGTACATCAAGTGCGCGCGCAACGAGCAGGAGCAGAATCTGGAAGTTGTGCAAATCGGCAGCAGCATCTTCTACAAGGCGGTGGAG ACCATCCCTCCCGACCAGGAACTCCTCGTCTGGTACGGTAACACCCACAACACATTCCTGGGCATCCCTGGTGTCCCGACCATCGAGGAGGAACAGCAGAAGAAGACTCGAAACG AGGACTCTCATTCCTGCGATGGCTCCACCTCATCAtgctccccatcctcctcctcgtcctcgtcctcgtcctcttcctcctcctcatcctcctctctgctaaCCAGCAGTGGTCGCATGCGCTGCGTGATCTGCCACCGGGGCTTCAACTCGCGCAGCAACCTGCGCTCCCACATGCGCATCCACACGCTTGACAAGCCCTTCGTCTGCCGCTTCTGCAACCGCCGCTTCAGCCAGTCGTCCACGCTGCGCAACCACGTGCGCCTGCACACGGGTGAGCGCCCCTACAAGTGCCACGTGTGCCAGAGCGCCTACTCCCAGCTGGCCGGGCTGCGTGCGCACCAGAAGAGCGCCCGGCACAAGCCTGCCgtggcagcggcggcggtggcccTGTCGGACCCGCCCACCCGGGtgtccccacctcctcctccaccccagctcACGAGCAGCATGAGCAGcaacctccatcacccccaccacaaccaccaccaccgtcacccccAGATACCCATGgtgcaccatcaccaccaccacatccccaCCTTGGTGCTCTGA
- the exosc2 gene encoding exosome complex component RRP4 — MAVDMRLPTFRSDSRSVSLFDRKGSKDLVVPGDVITTDTGFMRGHGTYLDDDNLTASVAGEVERVDKLICVKPLKTRFNGEVGDVVVGRITEVQQKRWKVETNSRLDSVLLLSSVNLPGGELRRRCAEDELTMRSYLQEGDLISAEVQSVYADGALLLHTRSLKYGKLGQGVLVQISPSLIKRQKTHFHHLPCGASIILGNNGFVWLYPTPGQQDEEAGGFFTSLEPISLSDREVISRLRNCLLALSAHKVLLYDTSVLYCYEVSLSQQVKDILKPEVMEEIVMMTQQKLVEHEG, encoded by the exons ATGGCAGTGGACATGAGATTGCCAACTTTTCGCAGTGATTCGcgctctgtttctctttttGATCGTAAAGGGAGTAAAGACCTTGTCGTCCCAGGGGATGTTATCACAACAGATACAGGCTTCATGAG GGGCCATGGCACGTACCTGGACGATGATAACCTGACAGCGTCAGTGGccggagaggtagagagggtagACAAACTGATCTGTGTGAAACCTCTAAAGACCAG ATTCAATGGGGAGGTTGGAGATGTCGTTGTTGGTCGAATCACTGAG gTGCAACAGAAACGGTGGAAGGTGGAGACAAACTCCCGCCTGGATTCAGTTCTTCTGCTGTCGTCGGTCAATCTGCCCGGTGGAGAGCTG AGACGAAGATGTGCAGAGGACGAGCTGACCATGAGATCATATCTCCAGGAAGGAGATCTCATCAGT GCAGAGGTGCAGTCGGTCTATGCAGACGGAGCACTGCTGCTCCACACTCGAAGTTTAAAGTATGGAAAA CTGGGGCAAGGAGTGCTTGTTCAGATCTCTCCATCGCTGATTAAAAGACAGAAGACTCATTTCCACCACCTTCCGTGCGGAGCCTCTATCATCCTGGGCAACAACGGCTTTGTGTGGCTGTACCCCACCCCGGGACAGCAGGACGAGGAGGCCGGGGGCTTCTTCACCAGCCTGGAG CCCATCTCCCTGTCTGACCGGGAGGTGATCTCCCGACTGAGGAACTGTCTCCTGGCGCTGTCGGCACATAAAGTCCTCCTGTATGACACCAGTGTGCTCTACTGCTATGAGGTCTCTCTGTCACAGCAG GTCAAGGACATCCTGAAACCAGAAGTGATGGAGGAGATAGTGATGATGACGCAGCAGAAACTCGTGGAACACGAGGGTTAA